In the Gammaproteobacteria bacterium genome, one interval contains:
- a CDS encoding Ig-like domain-containing protein, producing the protein MRLAVGTCTRLYATAIDQDQTVRDVTSLAQWQSLNTSILALSTDKIGAVCAQAKAAGTTTIQAKFDDVQASLSLQAVANALSHIEISQDPRTQTKSAEARIMATGVFGNHHKQDLTNQIDWQLPNGVTLQNGILLAPSATAGSTISLQAQLASISASKDIVLDGAAITSLSLHIDKQQLPLATSTRLLVMGQHEDGSEFDVSPHVNWTLNSNLAAIVQVGSEVRLIAQKTGNLTITGTYQTLTVSRDLTLVASDITELQLDYAAKVAMPVGEKSGMRATASFANGLLQDVTADVVWQSLAPDIISVSNVQGQRGQLFAHKAGTAVIRAQLANQSAQYDLVAHDAALSQISLSSADYYLPEGTKTQLAALAQYANGQQWDLTEQVIWQVADSALATITNDATSSGRLSALTVSANASQVSANYLGITSQLAFRPVAAAAAGLTSIELFADQTSLPVGTTTALHALGIYSDDSKRDITHELSWSVDAPNVADIARQNQNLRLNAIAAGTVVVSAKMPGAISGSLTLQINTPTLQSLHFTSTPFTQPAGFEAAVSVVGQYNNGAQIDVSDRVTLTVGNNQIATVSYDASLQPRLRGLQIGETQLSASLASVTANQTVSVGAATLSELSIIPAQIKLSLGLGQAVQLQARFSDGSGKDVTSSAQWKTLNQSVASVSAGQAQARVTATGLGATQVVASFAGMTTQIDVETSAAVLQSIRVQPKVVTLPLGLEQTLSATGLYSDGSERDISAQIAWSVSNASIATVSNQIPGLVKTQSVGSTSVRASLGGLFDDAAITVSSATLNASGLELDVIPTTLAKGVEHQLGLFGSYTDGVRRDLTAKATWSSLDSSVLSVSNLAGSKGLLSAMALGSTTISAQVDGQTVSATITVSDAALQRLEIFALNPSLPIGLKSRFTATAYYTDSSYRTVTNQVIWSSADNQIAAPTGVPGEFVTRAAGDVAISAQLQTFHANDTISVINATLNSITIAPLNSTINTLAQQQFTATGAFSDGKNYSLTDQVVWQSSSANQEVSINSGLGGGLARSNTNTATSVTISASLASKAASTTLTVANETVSTVIVQSAQINMATSGASNIANLVTGMKLPLSALLQFPSTSATLTSGVVWSSSAPTVVSVSNLPGQEGVIRTLAAGNATITATFGGVSGTMNFSVVDDATKASEMLVWTVPNAVLVNEQVALCVAPINKNRVALLNQPFLINNLAGLAATLTGACVPNSTVKFSGIKLDALDIDGNGMLDIEVRLNSLDATLITRQNSRIVSSLDQSLGIQKSSSLLWDGSTLKSGSQFVITTANSTGRDYGLFNVEIEILDGSGNLINTVEAVSNPAILSDGVLAGNETLRLMLTLTQDYPNAKKVIVTYTMSASITDSGGTQTTSFYPVVIFDL; encoded by the coding sequence ATGCGGCTTGCAGTGGGTACCTGTACGCGGCTGTACGCTACAGCCATTGATCAAGATCAAACTGTACGAGATGTTACTTCCCTGGCGCAGTGGCAAAGTCTGAACACGAGCATTTTGGCTCTGTCCACGGATAAAATCGGTGCTGTCTGCGCACAAGCCAAGGCTGCTGGCACGACAACTATTCAGGCCAAATTCGACGATGTGCAAGCCAGCCTATCGCTGCAAGCAGTTGCCAATGCGTTGAGCCATATTGAGATTTCACAAGATCCGCGCACGCAAACCAAATCTGCTGAAGCGCGCATCATGGCAACCGGTGTTTTTGGTAATCACCACAAGCAGGATTTGACCAACCAGATTGATTGGCAATTACCCAACGGCGTGACGCTGCAAAACGGCATACTGCTCGCGCCCAGCGCAACGGCGGGATCAACCATCAGCTTGCAGGCGCAACTGGCCAGCATTTCGGCCAGCAAAGATATCGTTTTGGACGGTGCGGCTATTACCTCCCTGTCATTGCATATCGATAAGCAGCAACTTCCGTTGGCCACCAGCACTCGACTGTTGGTGATGGGACAACATGAGGATGGCAGTGAGTTCGATGTTTCCCCGCATGTTAACTGGACGCTCAACAGTAATCTTGCCGCGATTGTTCAGGTTGGATCTGAAGTTCGTTTGATCGCGCAAAAAACCGGAAATTTGACGATTACCGGCACCTACCAAACTCTCACGGTCAGCCGTGATTTGACGCTGGTGGCAAGCGATATTACCGAGTTGCAGTTGGATTATGCGGCGAAGGTTGCTATGCCGGTGGGTGAAAAGTCTGGCATGCGTGCCACTGCGAGTTTTGCCAATGGCTTGTTGCAGGACGTGACTGCCGACGTTGTCTGGCAAAGTCTCGCGCCCGACATCATCAGTGTTTCAAATGTACAAGGGCAGCGTGGCCAGTTGTTTGCCCATAAAGCAGGTACGGCAGTCATCCGTGCTCAACTCGCGAATCAGTCGGCGCAGTACGATCTTGTTGCGCACGATGCGGCGCTGTCGCAAATTTCGTTGTCCAGTGCCGATTACTATCTGCCCGAGGGCACAAAAACTCAGTTGGCTGCTCTGGCCCAGTACGCCAATGGGCAGCAATGGGACTTGACTGAGCAGGTTATTTGGCAAGTTGCTGACAGTGCGCTGGCGACAATCACCAACGACGCGACAAGTTCAGGTCGTTTGTCTGCGTTGACCGTGAGCGCCAATGCTAGTCAGGTCAGCGCCAATTATTTGGGTATCACCAGTCAGTTGGCATTTCGGCCGGTGGCCGCCGCAGCGGCGGGCTTGACCAGCATTGAATTGTTCGCTGATCAAACCTCGTTGCCTGTCGGAACCACGACGGCTCTGCATGCGCTGGGTATATACAGCGATGACAGCAAACGAGATATCACTCATGAACTCAGCTGGAGTGTTGATGCGCCTAACGTGGCAGACATTGCCCGACAAAATCAAAACCTGCGCCTTAATGCGATTGCCGCAGGGACTGTGGTCGTCAGCGCCAAAATGCCGGGAGCTATTTCGGGCAGTCTGACACTGCAAATTAACACGCCGACACTGCAGTCATTGCATTTCACCAGCACGCCGTTTACTCAACCGGCGGGATTTGAAGCCGCCGTCAGCGTCGTTGGCCAATATAACAACGGCGCACAGATTGATGTTTCCGATCGAGTGACATTGACCGTTGGCAACAACCAAATTGCTACTGTCAGCTACGATGCTTCGCTGCAACCCCGCTTACGCGGTTTGCAAATCGGTGAAACTCAGCTTTCTGCCAGCCTGGCGAGCGTAACAGCGAACCAAACTGTTAGCGTCGGCGCTGCAACATTGTCTGAACTCAGCATCATCCCGGCGCAAATAAAGTTGTCACTGGGCTTGGGGCAAGCCGTACAGCTCCAGGCACGCTTCAGTGACGGTTCCGGCAAGGACGTGACTTCATCCGCGCAATGGAAAACGCTGAATCAATCCGTGGCCAGCGTCAGCGCGGGTCAGGCGCAGGCACGAGTGACGGCGACAGGTTTGGGGGCGACTCAAGTGGTTGCCAGTTTTGCCGGGATGACAACGCAGATCGACGTGGAAACCAGCGCCGCTGTACTGCAGAGTATTCGCGTTCAACCCAAGGTCGTCACACTTCCTTTGGGGCTGGAGCAAACGTTGTCCGCGACGGGCTTGTACAGTGATGGTTCTGAGCGTGACATCAGTGCGCAAATTGCCTGGTCTGTGAGCAATGCCAGCATCGCGACCGTCTCCAACCAAATACCCGGTCTGGTCAAAACCCAGAGCGTGGGCTCTACCAGCGTTCGTGCATCCCTGGGAGGATTGTTTGATGACGCGGCAATCACCGTATCCTCAGCAACCTTGAATGCCAGTGGTCTGGAACTGGATGTGATTCCCACCACGCTGGCCAAAGGTGTTGAACATCAGCTCGGTTTGTTCGGTTCCTATACGGATGGCGTGCGTCGTGATCTGACGGCCAAGGCGACTTGGAGCAGTTTGGACAGCAGCGTGTTGAGTGTGAGCAATCTCGCTGGCAGCAAAGGTTTGTTATCGGCCATGGCTTTGGGCAGCACCACTATCAGTGCTCAAGTCGATGGACAAACGGTTAGCGCCACCATCACTGTCAGCGACGCGGCATTGCAGCGTCTGGAAATTTTTGCGCTCAATCCCAGCTTGCCTATCGGCTTGAAATCGCGCTTTACCGCGACGGCTTATTACACCGACAGCAGTTATCGGACTGTGACTAACCAAGTCATCTGGAGTAGCGCGGACAATCAAATCGCTGCCCCTACCGGCGTGCCGGGTGAATTTGTCACACGTGCAGCGGGTGATGTCGCGATCAGCGCGCAACTGCAAACGTTCCACGCAAACGATACGATTTCAGTAATCAACGCCACCCTGAACAGCATCACCATTGCGCCGCTGAACAGTACGATCAACACCCTTGCCCAGCAACAATTTACCGCGACAGGTGCGTTTTCCGACGGTAAGAATTACAGCCTGACCGATCAAGTTGTGTGGCAATCGAGTTCGGCCAACCAGGAAGTTTCGATCAACAGCGGTCTGGGTGGTGGCTTGGCGCGCAGCAATACCAACACGGCAACTTCAGTCACGATTTCGGCCTCGCTGGCGAGTAAAGCTGCCAGCACCACCCTGACTGTCGCCAATGAAACGGTCAGCACTGTCATCGTGCAATCTGCCCAAATCAACATGGCGACCAGTGGCGCCAGTAATATTGCCAATCTGGTCACTGGCATGAAGTTACCACTGTCCGCGTTGTTGCAGTTCCCATCTACCAGTGCGACATTAACCAGCGGTGTGGTTTGGAGCAGCAGCGCTCCGACAGTGGTAAGTGTCAGTAATTTACCCGGTCAGGAAGGTGTGATTCGTACCTTGGCGGCGGGCAATGCCACTATCACTGCCACGTTTGGTGGCGTGTCCGGTACGATGAATTTCAGCGTTGTGGATGACGCCACCAAAGCCAGTGAAATGTTGGTGTGGACCGTGCCCAATGCGGTGCTGGTGAATGAACAAGTCGCGTTATGCGTTGCGCCGATCAATAAAAATCGCGTTGCCTTACTCAATCAGCCATTTTTGATTAACAACTTGGCGGGATTGGCAGCAACATTGACGGGCGCCTGTGTGCCCAACAGCACGGTTAAGTTCAGTGGTATAAAGCTAGACGCGCTTGATATCGATGGCAATGGCATGCTCGACATCGAAGTTAGACTGAACAGCCTGGATGCGACCCTGATCACTCGGCAAAATTCGCGCATTGTCAGTTCGCTGGACCAATCTTTAGGAATTCAGAAATCATCGAGCCTGCTGTGGGACGGCAGTACCTTGAAGAGTGGCAGCCAGTTTGTAATTACCACGGCCAATAGTACGGGACGTGATTATGGATTGTTCAACGTCGAAATCGAAATTCTTGATGGCAGTGGGAATCTGATAAACACTGTCGAAGCCGTGAGTAATCCAGCAATACTCAGTGATGGTGTGTTGGCAGGCAACGAGACGTTACGCTTGATGCTGACCCTGACGCAAGACTATCCCAATGCGAAGAAAGTCATCGTTACCTACACGATGAGTGCCAGTATTACCGATTCGGGAGGAACACAGACCACGAGTTTTTACCCCGTGGTCATTTTCGATCTCTAA
- a CDS encoding low molecular weight phosphotyrosine protein phosphatase produces the protein MSTDERVSVLFVCLGNICRSPTAQGVFEHLVSTEGLTQRISADSAGTHAYHVGEQPDRRSQQAALRRGIDLSSQRARRVASEDFEQYHYILAMDKENYRNLMAVCPPQHHAKVRMFLSFADVQSVQEVPDPYYGGDNGFEQVLDLVEAASRGLLAHLRQHHL, from the coding sequence TTGAGCACAGATGAAAGAGTATCGGTTTTATTCGTTTGTTTGGGCAACATTTGTCGTTCGCCGACAGCTCAGGGCGTCTTTGAGCATCTTGTGAGCACCGAAGGGCTGACCCAGCGAATCTCGGCGGATTCGGCCGGCACTCACGCCTACCACGTGGGAGAACAGCCGGATCGCCGTTCCCAACAGGCGGCGCTGCGTCGCGGAATTGATTTAAGCAGCCAGCGAGCGCGTCGTGTGGCCAGTGAAGATTTTGAGCAATACCACTATATTTTGGCCATGGACAAGGAAAACTATCGCAACCTGATGGCGGTATGTCCGCCACAACATCATGCCAAAGTGCGAATGTTCCTCTCGTTTGCCGACGTCCAGAGCGTACAGGAAGTCCCCGATCCCTATTACGGCGGCGACAATGGTTTTGAGCAAGTGCTGGATCTGGTGGAGGCCGCGTCGCGGGGATTACTGGCACATTTGCGCCAACACCACCTCTGA
- the prfB gene encoding peptide chain release factor 2 (programmed frameshift) encodes MLELNPLFNQIKDLNERSDALRGYLDYDAKTEQLEEIVRELELPSVWDNPERAQNLGRERAALETVVNTLKSVGSRLNEASELLDMAQEENDEATMEGVRADLDSLESEIANLEFRRMFSGKMDANSAFLDIQSGSGGTEAQDWADILLRMYLRWGERRGFKTELIECSGGDVAGIKSATIHFVGEYAYGWLRTETGVHRLVRKSPFDSGNRRHTSFASVFVSPEIDEDIDIEINPADLRIDTYRASGAGGQHVNRTDSAVRITHVPTNTVVQCQSDRSQHKNKAQAMKQLAAKLYELEVQKRNVEKQALEDSKSDIGWGSQIRSYVLDSSRIKDLRTGHETGNTQAVLDGDLDPFIEASLKSGL; translated from the exons ATGCTGGAACTCAACCCGTTATTTAACCAAATCAAAGACCTTAACGAGCGTTCTGATGCGCTAAGGGGGTATCTT GACTACGATGCCAAAACCGAACAACTAGAAGAAATTGTCCGCGAACTGGAACTGCCTAGCGTCTGGGACAACCCCGAGCGTGCCCAAAACCTTGGTCGCGAGCGTGCTGCACTGGAAACCGTCGTAAATACACTAAAAAGTGTCGGTTCGCGTCTGAACGAAGCCAGCGAATTGCTGGACATGGCCCAGGAAGAAAATGACGAAGCCACCATGGAAGGCGTTCGTGCCGACCTGGACAGCCTGGAATCTGAAATCGCCAATTTAGAATTCCGCCGTATGTTTTCCGGAAAAATGGACGCGAATAGCGCCTTTTTGGACATACAGTCCGGCTCGGGTGGTACCGAAGCCCAGGATTGGGCAGACATTCTGCTGCGCATGTACCTGCGCTGGGGTGAGCGTCGCGGCTTTAAAACCGAACTGATCGAGTGCTCGGGCGGCGATGTCGCGGGCATCAAGAGCGCCACCATCCATTTCGTTGGTGAATATGCCTATGGTTGGTTGCGCACGGAAACCGGCGTACATCGCTTGGTACGCAAGTCACCGTTTGACTCGGGCAATCGTCGTCACACCTCGTTTGCCTCAGTGTTTGTGTCACCGGAAATTGATGAAGACATTGACATCGAAATCAATCCCGCAGACCTGCGCATTGATACCTACCGTGCATCGGGTGCAGGTGGTCAGCACGTAAACCGTACCGATTCTGCGGTGCGTATTACCCACGTGCCAACCAACACCGTCGTACAGTGTCAGAGCGATCGCTCGCAGCATAAAAACAAGGCTCAGGCGATGAAGCAGCTGGCTGCCAAGTTGTATGAACTGGAAGTACAGAAGCGCAATGTCGAGAAACAGGCGCTGGAAGACAGCAAATCCGACATCGGCTGGGGCAGTCAGATTCGTTCCTACGTGTTAGATTCGTCACGCATTAAAGATCTGCGCACCGGACATGAAACCGGAAACACCCAAGCCGTCCTTGATGGTGATCTGGATCCATTTATTGAAGCAAGTTTAAAAAGTGGTTTGTAA
- the lysS gene encoding lysine--tRNA ligase produces MSDKQTEELQLDENTIIAQRREKLAQVRNEGIAFPNDFRRNVTAGELLVEYQNHTKEQLETTPVRVTIAGRMMTRRVMGKAAFCHLQDMSGQMQVYVARDMIGESVYNDQFKKWDIGDIVGADGVLFRTNTGDLSVKTDSIRLLTKSVRPLPEKFHGLSDQETKYRQRYLDLIMNQQARETFRRRSQIVAYIRQFLIEKGFLEVETPMMQAIPGGATARPFTTFHNALEMDLFLRIAPELYLKRLVVGGFEKVFEINRNFRNEGLSTRHNPEFTMLEFYEAYANYHDLMDITEEMLRGLAQKVLGTTTVKYQGDEYDFGSPFARMTVKESILHFNPEIQASQLESLANARALAEKLGIPLKSSYGLGKVQIEIFEKTVEHRLMNPTFITAYPTEVSPLARRNDQDPFVTDRFEFFVGGREIANGFSELNDYEDQAERFRAQVAEKDAGDDEAMHFDEDYITALEHGMPPTAGEGIGIDRLVMLFTDSPSIRDVLLFPHMRPKAPGA; encoded by the coding sequence ATGAGCGATAAGCAAACAGAAGAACTCCAACTCGATGAAAATACCATCATTGCTCAGCGCAGGGAAAAACTTGCTCAGGTGCGTAACGAAGGTATTGCCTTTCCCAATGATTTTCGCCGCAATGTCACCGCCGGTGAGTTGTTGGTCGAATATCAAAACCACACCAAAGAACAATTGGAAACCACCCCTGTTCGGGTAACTATCGCCGGCCGCATGATGACGCGTCGCGTAATGGGCAAGGCGGCATTCTGCCACTTGCAAGACATGTCCGGACAAATGCAGGTGTACGTTGCTCGCGACATGATTGGCGAGAGCGTGTACAACGATCAATTCAAAAAATGGGATATCGGCGATATCGTGGGCGCCGACGGTGTGCTGTTCCGCACCAATACCGGCGATCTGTCGGTTAAAACGGACAGCATTCGTTTGCTGACCAAATCCGTACGACCATTGCCGGAAAAATTCCACGGTCTCTCAGATCAGGAAACCAAGTACCGTCAGCGATATCTGGATCTGATCATGAACCAGCAGGCGCGGGAAACCTTCCGCCGCCGCTCGCAAATTGTCGCCTATATTCGCCAATTCCTGATTGAAAAGGGTTTCCTGGAAGTGGAAACGCCGATGATGCAGGCCATCCCCGGCGGTGCAACTGCACGTCCGTTTACAACATTCCACAATGCGCTGGAAATGGATTTGTTTTTGCGTATCGCCCCGGAGCTCTACCTGAAAAGGTTGGTGGTGGGTGGTTTTGAAAAAGTGTTCGAGATCAACCGCAACTTCCGCAATGAAGGTTTATCGACGCGTCACAATCCAGAATTCACCATGCTGGAGTTTTACGAAGCGTATGCCAATTATCATGACCTGATGGATATTACCGAGGAAATGCTGCGCGGTCTGGCGCAAAAAGTTCTGGGTACAACCACGGTCAAATACCAAGGCGACGAATACGATTTCGGCAGCCCGTTTGCGCGCATGACTGTGAAGGAATCCATTCTCCATTTCAATCCAGAAATTCAGGCTTCGCAGCTGGAAAGCTTGGCCAATGCCCGTGCGCTCGCAGAAAAACTAGGCATTCCGCTCAAATCCAGCTATGGCCTAGGAAAAGTGCAAATCGAGATTTTCGAAAAAACGGTTGAGCACCGGTTAATGAATCCAACATTCATCACCGCATACCCGACCGAAGTCTCACCACTTGCTCGTCGTAATGATCAAGATCCCTTCGTCACCGATCGTTTCGAGTTTTTTGTTGGTGGCCGCGAAATTGCCAATGGCTTCTCGGAGTTGAACGACTACGAAGACCAGGCGGAGCGCTTCCGTGCCCAGGTCGCGGAGAAGGATGCAGGCGACGATGAGGCCATGCACTTTGACGAGGACTACATCACTGCGCTGGAACACGGCATGCCGCCGACCGCAGGCGAGGGCATCGGCATTGACCGACTGGTGATGTTGTTTACCGATTCGCCTTCCATTCGCGATGTGCTGCTGTTCCCGCACATGCGCCCAAAAGCTCCCGGCGCCTAA
- a CDS encoding Rrf2 family transcriptional regulator — MQLTLYTDYSLRVLAYLAVKHGELITISEIADFYGISRNHLVKVVHNLSSRGFIETVRGKNGGMRLARPMGQIGIGDVVRVTEPNFHIVECMDDNNGSCIVEVACALKMVLEQANQQFLAVLDQFTVADIIKKDKASQQLIHELVFFPSGSKTPPPN, encoded by the coding sequence ATGCAATTAACGCTCTACACTGACTATTCGTTGCGTGTGCTCGCCTATTTGGCGGTCAAGCATGGCGAACTTATAACCATCAGCGAAATTGCTGACTTTTACGGTATCTCCAGAAATCACTTGGTAAAAGTGGTGCATAACTTGTCCAGCCGAGGCTTTATCGAGACTGTGCGCGGTAAAAATGGTGGCATGCGCCTAGCTCGACCTATGGGGCAAATTGGCATTGGTGACGTTGTGCGGGTCACGGAACCCAACTTTCACATTGTTGAATGTATGGACGACAACAACGGCAGCTGCATTGTTGAGGTTGCTTGTGCACTCAAAATGGTCTTGGAGCAGGCAAATCAGCAATTCCTGGCCGTGTTGGACCAGTTCACCGTCGCCGACATTATCAAAAAAGACAAGGCATCACAGCAGCTCATCCATGAGCTGGTGTTTTTCCCCTCAGGCTCTAAAACCCCGCCGCCGAATTAG
- a CDS encoding group 1 truncated hemoglobin: protein MGKSLYEKIGGDAAVNAAVDLFYRKVMADKRINKFFDGVDMGKQHAKQKAFLTMALGGPHNYTGKDMRAGHAHLVAKGLNDSHFDAVMENLGATLTELGVPGNLIAEAAAIAESTRKDVLGK from the coding sequence ATGGGAAAATCACTTTACGAAAAAATTGGTGGTGACGCAGCTGTAAATGCAGCAGTCGATTTGTTCTACCGCAAAGTCATGGCCGACAAGCGCATCAATAAGTTTTTCGATGGCGTTGACATGGGCAAACAGCACGCTAAACAAAAAGCATTTCTTACCATGGCGCTGGGCGGCCCCCACAACTACACCGGTAAAGACATGCGCGCAGGTCATGCCCATCTGGTTGCCAAAGGCCTGAATGATAGCCATTTTGATGCAGTTATGGAAAATTTAGGCGCAACCCTGACCGAACTGGGCGTGCCAGGTAACCTGATTGCGGAAGCGGCCGCCATTGCGGAAAGCACCAGAAAAGATGTTTTGGGTAAGTAA
- a CDS encoding FAD-binding oxidoreductase yields MVVKINFEGTAYLSDDDTVLDTLLNNKVSVPYSCKSGVCHCCMMKLVKGEVSGDGHKGLTEAQINAGFFLPCSCVASSDLVITRADDYSMDQQIKAEVIDKAELSDEIMRIRLKPQGSYNYKPGQFLNLFKDQNTVRSYSLASTPQLPYLELHVQRLPNGVVSRWLHDDVAIGDLVHISQPQGECYYRPGHEQKPILLVATGSGLAPLYAVLHQALASGHQGPIHLYHGSSRQSGVYLRDELKQLASKTLNFSYTPCLSRDAVSGFTSGRANEIALEKHPNLKGWLVFVCGHPDMVNDTRKHAFLAGASFSEIFAEAFKHP; encoded by the coding sequence TTGGTAGTTAAAATCAATTTTGAAGGAACAGCTTATCTTTCCGATGATGATACGGTGCTAGATACACTGTTGAATAACAAGGTTTCCGTTCCTTACTCCTGCAAATCGGGCGTTTGCCACTGCTGCATGATGAAACTGGTCAAAGGTGAGGTAAGTGGCGATGGCCATAAGGGGCTGACTGAAGCCCAAATCAACGCCGGTTTTTTTCTGCCGTGTTCCTGCGTTGCCTCCTCCGATTTGGTAATTACCCGCGCTGATGACTACAGCATGGATCAGCAAATCAAAGCCGAAGTTATCGACAAGGCCGAGCTTAGCGACGAAATAATGCGTATCCGGCTCAAACCGCAGGGCAGTTATAACTACAAGCCAGGACAGTTCCTCAACTTGTTCAAGGACCAGAATACCGTTCGCAGCTACTCATTGGCCAGCACGCCACAGCTGCCGTATCTGGAATTACACGTTCAACGACTACCCAATGGGGTAGTGAGTCGCTGGTTGCACGATGATGTTGCGATAGGCGATCTTGTCCACATCAGCCAACCCCAAGGCGAATGTTATTACCGCCCAGGGCATGAGCAAAAACCTATCTTGCTGGTCGCTACCGGGTCAGGTTTGGCACCACTGTATGCGGTCTTGCACCAGGCTTTGGCATCAGGTCATCAAGGTCCTATTCATCTGTACCACGGCAGCAGCCGCCAGAGCGGTGTGTATTTACGCGACGAACTGAAGCAGTTGGCGTCAAAAACACTCAACTTTAGCTATACCCCTTGCCTGTCACGAGATGCCGTTTCGGGTTTCACCAGCGGTCGGGCCAATGAAATTGCGCTGGAAAAGCACCCCAACCTTAAGGGCTGGCTGGTCTTTGTTTGCGGTCACCCGGACATGGTTAATGACACCCGAAAACACGCGTTTTTGGCCGGCGCCTCCTTCAGTGAAATTTTCGCCGAAGCCTTCAAACATCCCTAA
- a CDS encoding lytic murein transglycosylase, with product MHYRPLIIALISTGLLAGMAYAADSPPIAVDKNATSTDADASKATQSPTYEGWLAALKKEALQKKISEATLTAALDSAVLIPRVIELDRNQPEFKLTFQEYYARVASTDRVNKARELMVEHRQLLADIEKKYGVQPQYIVALWGMETDFGRLKGNFKVIDALVTLAYDGRRSSFFRRELIEALRIIDAGHIDAANMIGSWAGAMGQTQFMPSTFTGHAVDFDGNGKINVWDSTADALASGAHYLSDSGWSHDEPWGREVRLPEKFDPIQLGFGVKKTTDEWIELGVTRLNGNALDKNALRGSLVEIDGDNKRYFLVYDNYRAVMKWNRSVLFATTAGLLGDAIAGKTED from the coding sequence ATGCATTACCGTCCACTGATCATTGCGCTGATTAGTACAGGTCTGTTGGCTGGCATGGCGTACGCGGCAGATTCTCCTCCGATTGCCGTCGATAAAAATGCCACTTCCACCGATGCTGATGCGAGCAAGGCAACGCAATCCCCCACCTACGAAGGTTGGTTGGCTGCGTTAAAGAAAGAAGCTCTGCAGAAAAAGATTTCGGAAGCCACGCTAACCGCCGCACTGGATTCGGCGGTACTCATTCCGCGAGTCATTGAACTGGATCGCAACCAGCCCGAATTCAAACTGACCTTCCAGGAATACTATGCGCGGGTTGCCAGCACCGACCGGGTCAATAAAGCTCGCGAATTAATGGTTGAACATCGCCAGTTACTGGCAGACATTGAGAAGAAATACGGCGTTCAACCTCAATACATTGTCGCCTTGTGGGGAATGGAAACAGATTTTGGTCGACTCAAGGGAAATTTCAAAGTCATCGATGCGCTGGTAACCCTGGCCTACGATGGCCGGCGAAGCAGTTTTTTCCGCCGCGAATTAATTGAGGCATTGCGCATCATTGACGCAGGCCACATCGACGCTGCCAACATGATAGGTTCATGGGCCGGAGCCATGGGTCAAACCCAGTTCATGCCATCGACGTTTACCGGCCATGCGGTCGATTTTGATGGCAATGGCAAAATCAATGTTTGGGATTCCACGGCTGATGCCTTAGCCTCGGGTGCACATTACCTGTCCGATTCAGGCTGGAGTCATGACGAACCCTGGGGCAGGGAAGTGCGCTTACCGGAAAAGTTTGACCCTATCCAATTGGGATTTGGCGTCAAGAAAACCACCGATGAATGGATCGAACTCGGTGTTACTCGCTTGAATGGAAATGCACTGGATAAGAATGCTCTGCGCGGTTCACTGGTTGAAATCGATGGCGACAACAAACGCTATTTCCTGGTCTACGATAATTATCGTGCCGTCATGAAATGGAATCGCTCAGTCCTCTTTGCTACCACCGCTGGATTGCTTGGCGATGCTATCGCCGGTAAAACGGAAGACTAG
- a CDS encoding PDZ domain-containing protein: protein MSPEIAALQQQLQEQKAEADRLRSQLAQLQQDRQQPTATADTSSGNVAQLTSANDDAREVLKQLGLSSTERQSIKNQIDASQLAHLNLRNQAMREKWYGTERFYNAMRQLPSEYSIYRSLLGDDKFDRFLFLSDHPNRVGVRSIMAGSTAAQHGLLEGDVIVSYAEKRIFDWNELSHATTEGKLGEQVRVELQRDDEMMDVYLPRGPLGITLIPISQAP, encoded by the coding sequence TTGTCCCCTGAAATTGCGGCTTTGCAACAGCAATTACAGGAACAGAAAGCCGAGGCAGATCGGCTGCGATCTCAGTTGGCGCAGTTGCAACAAGATCGTCAGCAACCCACAGCCACTGCTGATACCTCCTCAGGAAATGTTGCCCAGCTAACTTCGGCAAACGATGACGCTCGCGAAGTACTCAAACAGTTGGGATTGTCGTCCACCGAGCGTCAGTCGATCAAGAATCAAATCGACGCATCGCAACTGGCGCATTTGAATTTGCGCAACCAGGCCATGCGTGAGAAATGGTATGGCACAGAGCGGTTTTACAACGCGATGCGGCAATTGCCCAGCGAATATTCGATTTACCGTTCCTTGCTGGGAGACGACAAGTTCGATCGTTTCCTGTTTTTAAGTGATCATCCCAATCGCGTTGGCGTGCGTTCGATCATGGCCGGGTCTACCGCCGCACAGCATGGCCTGCTAGAGGGGGATGTTATTGTTTCCTATGCGGAGAAGCGGATTTTTGATTGGAATGAGCTCAGTCATGCGACCACGGAGGGAAAACTGGGCGAGCAGGTGCGTGTCGAACTGCAACGAGATGACGAGATGATGGATGTATATCTGCCTCGTGGCCCACTGGGGATCACCTTGATCCCCATCAGCCAAGCACCCTAG